CCGTTCCATTATTGATGATCGGCCGTTTGGGCGAGGGGGTGCGCCAAGTGCAGGTGGCGCAGGCGGCCGGGATGGAAAGTCCGTCGCTGGTGCGTCTGCTCGATCAGTTGTGCCATGCCGGTTATGTCTGCCGCACCGAAGATGCCCAGGACCGGCGCGCCAAGTGCTTGAGCCTGACCGATACCGGCCGTGAGCTGGTGCAGGCGGTCGAAGTCGAGCTGGTGCGTTTGCGTCGCGAGGTGCTTGAAGGCATCGATCAGTCCGATCTGGAAGCTACGCTTCGAGTACTCAGAGCTTTTGAGGCGGCCAATCCGCCTGTGGTGGTTAATCCTTGAACGGTTTTTTCACTGGCATTCCGCCGGCCCGCGATTGGTTTTACGGGGTTCGAACTTTTGCAGCGTCGATGATTGCGCTGTACATCGCCTTGCTCATGCAAATGCCGCGTCCGTATTGGGCGATGGCTACGGTGTACATCGTCTCCAGCCCGTTTCTCGGCCCGACCAGTTCCAAGGCGCTCTACCGCGCGGCAGGCACTTTTCTTGGCGCCGCGGCGGCGGTGCTGTTCGTGCCGATGTTCGTGCAGAGCCCGTATGTGCTGGTGGTGGTCGTCGCCTTGTGGACCGGGATCCTGCTTTTTATGTCCCTGCATTTACGCACGGCCAATAGCTACGCTCTGATGCTGGCCGGTTACACCTTGCCGCTGATTGCCCTGCCGGTGGTCGATAATCCGCTGGCGGTGTGGGATGTGGCCGAGGCGCGCACGGAAGAGATTTTCCTTGGCATCGTGGTCGCCGCAGTGGTTGGTGCGATGTTCTGGCCACGGCGGCTGGCGCCGGTGTTCAACGATGCAGTGAGCAAGTGGTTCGCCGACGCAACCAGCTATAGCCTGAAGTTTCTCAGCCGCGATGTGCAGCCGGAAGAAGTCACCGCACTGCGCATGGCCATGGTCGCCAATTTCAACAGCCTCGAATTGATGATCGGCCAGCTGCCGCACGAAGGCGCGCGGCCGCAGACCGTGCGCAACACCAAGGAATTGCGTGGCCGGATGATTCATCTGTTGCCAGTGATCGATGCGCTTGAAGATTCGCTGTATGCGCTCGAACGCCGCACGCCAGAGCTGGTGGAAAAATTTCAGCCGCTGCTGACGGCAACTCGCGAATGGCTCGGGCATGCAGACGCGGATCTCGATCGCTGGCAAGCACTGAGACATCCACTCGACGCGCTGCAACCCAGCGCCGAAGCACTGGAAGATCGCAGGCAGCTGCTATTTTCCAACGCGATTTACCGCCTCGGCGAATTCATCGATTTGTGGCAGGACTGCCGTAGCCTGCAGGATGCGATTCTGTGCGAGCGCCAGGACAGCTGGCGCGCGGTGTATCGGCACTGGCGCCTTGGTCGTTTGACGCCGTTTATCGATCGCGGGCTGATGCTGTATTCGGTGGCCTCAACCATTCTGGCGATCATCGTCGCGTCGGTGTTATGGATCCTGCTCGGCTGGCCGGATGGCGGCAGCGCAGTGATTCTGGCGGCAGTGGCGTGCAGCTTCTTCGCCTCGATGGACGACCCGGCGCCGCAGATCTACCGGTTCTTTTTCTGGACCGGCATGTCGGTGCTGTTCGCCAGTCTGTATCTGTTTTTGATCCTGCCCAACCTGCACGATTTCCCGATGCTGGTGCTGGCGTTTTCCATCCCGTTCATCTGCGTCGGGACGCTGACCGTGCAGCCGCGTTTCTACCTCGGCATGCTACTGACGCTGGTCAACACCTCGTCGTTCATCAGCATTCAGGGCGCTTACGATGCGGATTTTTTCGCCTTCGTGAACTCCAACCTCGCCGGACCGCTGGGGCTGTTGTTTGCCTTCATCTGGACGCTGGTGGCGCGGCCATTCGGCGCTGAACTGGCGGCCAAGCGCCTGACCCGATTCAGCTGGGAAGACATCGTCAGCATGACCGAGCCGGCCAGCCTCGCCGAGCATCGACAGTTGGGCGTGCAGTTGCTTGATCGGCTGATGCAGCACCTGCCGCGTCTGGCCTTGACCGGTCAGGACACCGGCATCGCGATGCGCGAAGTGCGTGTCGGTCTGAATATGCTCGACTTGCTCGCCTACACGCCGCGAGTGACGGGGGCTCCGAACGCCTTGCTCCAGCAAGTGGTGGCCGAAGTCGGAGAGTATTTCCGCGCTTGCCTCAAGTCTGGCGAACGCTTGCCGGCGCCGAGCGGTCTGCTGATGACGCTGGACCGTACCCGCCGTGCTCTTAACGGCCACGGCGACGATGAAACCCGTCTGCACCTGTTGCACGCTTTGAGCGGTTTGCGTCTGGCCTTGCTGCCCGGCGTCGAATTCGTCTCCAGCGCCGAGCCCGAAGAACCGCTGCCCGATGGAGCGCCCCTATGATCGGTGATCTGGACATCAGCGGTATTTTCCTGCCGACCCTGCTGGTGCTGATGGGCATTACTTATGTGCTGTTTGTGTTGGTGCATGGCGTGCTCCAGCGCCTGCACTTTTACCGTCTGGTCTGGCACCGGGCATTGTTCAACGTGGCCCTCTACGCGGTACTGCTGTACGGCGTGGACTCACTCAGTCGATACCTGATGACATGAAAAAACCGTTTTTGACCATCGGTCGCGTGGTGCTGACCCTGCTGATCGTGACTTTTGCCGTTGTCCTCGTCTGGCGCATGGTGATGTATTACATGTTCGCGCCGTGGACCCGCGACGGCCACATCCGCGCCGACATCATCCAGATCGCCCCGGACGTGTCCGGATTGATCCAGCAGGTCGAGGTGAAGGACAACCAGTTGATCAAGCGTGGTCAGGTGTTGTTCAGCATCGACCAGGATCGCTTCAAGCTCGCCCTGCGTCAGGCCAAGGCCGCCGTCGCCGATCGCGAAGAAACCCTTGCTCAGGCGCAGCGCGAAGCCAAGCGTAACCGTGGCCTCGGCAACCTGGTGCCGGCCGAGCAATTGGAAGAAAGCCAATCGCGGGTGGCCCGTGCGCAATCGGCGCTGGCCGAAGCGTTGGTAGCGGTGGACAGCGCGCAGCTCAACCTCGATCGCTCGGTGATCCGCAGCCCGGTGGACGGCTACGTCAACGACCGCGCGCCGCGTCCGCAGGAATTCGTCACCGCCGGGCGTCCGGTTTTGTCGGTGGTCGATAGCAATTCCTTCCACATTGACGGCTATTTCGAAGAAACCAAACTCGACGGCATTCACGTCGGGCAATCGGTGGACATACGCGTGATTGGTGACCGCGCCAGATTGCGCGGGCATGTCGAAAGCATCGTCGCCGGTATCGAAGACCGCGACCGCACCAGCGGCAGCAATCTGCTGCCCAACGTCAACCCGGCGTTCAGCTGGGTGCGCCTGGCGCAGCGAATTCCGGTGCGCATCGCCTTCGACGAGGTGCCGGCCGACTTCCGCATGATTGCCGGGCGTACAGCGACGGTGTCGATCATCGACGATCAGCATGAGGAGCCCCAGCCATGAGCAGGGCGTTGTTGATCGCCGGGTTGGGCGTGATGCTCTCGGCCTGTCAGATGGTCGGTCCGGACTATCAGGTCCCGGCGGACGCGGCGGTACAGCGCAAGGATATTCAGGGCGAATTGGCGGTGGCCGGCAAACCGGTGGTCTCGGCGCCGGTGCCGACAGACTGGTGGCGACTGTATAAAGACCCGCGCCTCGATCAACTGGTGCAGCAGGCCATGGCTTCCAACACCGATCTGCGCGTGGCAGCGGCGAACCTGTCACGGGCGCGTGCTCAGGTAGATGAAGCCGAAGCCGCCGGAGGCTGGAGCGGCGGGGTGAAGATGGGCGCCGAGCGGTTACAGGAATCCGGTCAGGCGTTCCTGCTGCCGGAAAAAGTCCCGGTGGCCAACATCGCCGATATCGGCATCAGCGCGTCGTATCAGTTCGACCTGTGGGGCACTTTGCAGCGCGGCATCGAGGCGGCCAAGGCCAACGCCGATGCGACTCAGGCCGCCGCCGACACCGCGCGCATCACTTTGGTGGCGGACGTGGTACGCGCATACACCCAGGTTTGCGCTGCCAACGAAGAGCGCGAAATCGCCGAGCATTCCCTTGATCTGCAATCGCAAAGCACCAAGCTGATCCAGCGCCTGCGCGACGCCGGGCGTGGCGACGAAACCCAGGTCACTCGTTCGCAAACCCAGTTCAAATCCTTGCGCGCCGATCTGCCGCGTTATGAAGCAGCGCGTCAGGCCGGGCTGTTCCGCCTGTCGATGTTGCTGGCAAAACCGGTCGATCAATTGCCGGCGGGCACGGCCAGCTGCGCCGAATTGCCGAAGATCGCGCAACTGGTGCCGGTCGGTGACGGTGCCGCTCTGCTCAAACGGCGCCCGGATATTCGCCAGGCCGAACGGCGTCTTGCAGCGGCAACCGCTGGCATCGGCATCGCCACCGGCGAGCTGTACCCGGACATCAGCATTGGCGCGACCATCGGCACGGTCGGCATCATCGATGACCTCGGCGATCCGTCAACCAACCGTTGGGGCTTTGGTCCGTCGCTGAGCTGGAAAGTCCCGACCAATGGTGCCCGTGCGCGCATTCGTGAAGCCGAAGCCAATACCCAGGGTGCACTGGCGCATTTCGACGGCGTGGTACTTAACGCCATCCGCGAGACCCAGACCGGTCTGGCCCAATACAGCGCACTGCTGCAACGCCGCGATGCCCTGGCCGAAGCCGAGCAGTCCGCAAAGCTTGCCGCCGAGCAGACGCACCGCTTCTTCCAGGCCGGCCGCGAGTCGTTTCTCGCTGACCTGCAAGCAACCCGCACCTACACCGATGTCACCGCGCAACTGGCCGCCGCCAATACTCAGGTCGCGATGAGCCAGATCGATTTGTTCCTTGCCCTTGGCGGTGGCTGGGAAAGCGGACGAACGAACACCTCGCACGCCAGCAAACCCTGAAGCCGTTGCTATGCTTTGAAGTGTTGGAGGGCGCCCCATGCCAAGCGCTCCTCCAATGCACATTGCTCGTGCTGGCCCAGGGGAAACCAATAATGAAGAACCCTTACGCTCTCGGCTTCTGGTGCGCTCTGGTCGCGCTGGTGCTGCTCTCGGCCACGTATTTCTACGGGATCATGCTGGCGCACCAGATCGACACGGCGATGATCTTTCTCGACAGCGCCGTCGCGCTGATTGCGGTCATGGCGATCGTTGTCGTCGCCTGGGCCTCGGTGCAAGTGCAACGGGTCAAGAAGCGCCAACTGGAACGAGGCAAGATCCTGGTGCTGATCTGGGACACCAAAGTGGCCCTGCGCCGGGTCGAAACCGTCTTTGACCGGTATTTCTGGGGGAGCTATTGGCAACCGGGACGAACGTTCGCCGAAGTCATGGGCGAGCTGACCGGTACACCGCTGGAAAAAAGTCTCGAAGCGCTGAAAAAGCAGTGTCTGGAACTCGACAAGCAGATTGATGACGAGGGCTGGCATTGGCTCAACAACGCCCGCGAACTGTCGGATGTCGCCACGGCCATGGCCCGTGAACGCTATCAGCTGGATTTTTGCGATGTGCGCGCGGACTCGGCGGGCGGGGCAGTGATCGACCGGGATTTTGAAGTGCTGGTTTACACCTGGACCGCGCGGCTGAAGACTTTTGATCATCAGCTGGATGAGATCGAGGTTCAGTATTCCTGAACAGCAAAAGATCGCAGCCTGCGGCAGCTCCTACAATGGAACGCGTTTCCCTGTAGGAGCTGCCGCAGGCTGCGATCTTTTTGCTTTCCCGAGTGTCCATAGACACTCTTTAACCTTTAAACACTGGGCCCTCGTCGGCGCCCGGTGCTAATCTCCACCGCTGAATTGCGCACAGTCGAGCCGCGACCCGCTCTCGGGTTCAAGGAAGACGACCACCCCCACAGCCACGGAAATCGATCAGGTCATTCATGAATAAATCAGCAGGCGTGCTTCTCGGAATTGTTGTTGCCATCGGCGCGATCAGCGCAGGCGGGGCCTGGTACACCGGGACCAAGATCGAAGGCGTGTTGAACAATGCGGTCAGCAACGCCAACAAAGAACTGCAAACCGCCATGGCCGGCTCCAACGGCACTGCGTCGCTGGAGCTGGTATCGCTCGAGCGCCACACCTTCACCAGCACCGCCCATTATCGCCTCAAGGGCGAAGGCGAGATGTTCGGCGAAGGGCCAGTCGAGCTGCTGTTTGTCGACCATATCGAACACGGCCCGCTGCCCTTCTCGCGCCTGGTCTCGCTGAAATGGCTGCCGGTCATGGCCACCAGCAATTACGAGCTGGAAAAGAGCCCGGCCACCGAAAAATGGTTCGCCGCCACCAAAGGCGCGGCGCCGCTCAAAGGCGTGACCAACATCGGCTACGACGAATCCACCACCAGCACCCTCGATCTGCTGCCGTTCGAAACCGCGCTTGATGAACAGTCGAACCTGAAATTCTCCGGCCTGACCATGGATATCTCCGCCAGCGCCCAGGCGCAAAAGGTCAAAGCCAACGGTTACATGGACAACTTGAAACTGAGCACTGTGGCCGAAGATCAGACACCGGTTCAGGTCGAGCTCAATGGCCTGACCCTGGCCAGCAACCTCGCCAAGAGCAGCTACGGCTATTACACCGGCGAAAATACTCTGGAGCTGACCAACAGCAAAACCACTTTCGGGCCTAAACAATCGGTGCTCGGTGTGAAGAACTTCGAAATGAAGAACCTCACCGAAGAAAACGGCAGTAACGCTTCCGGTCGCGCCGATTACAAGGTTGGCGAAGTCAGCCTCAACGACAAGAAAATCGGTTCGGCGAACATGGCCATGAGCCTGAAGAACCTCGACATCCCGTCGACCATGTCGCTGATGCAGATCTACCAGACCAAGTTGCAGCCATACGAAAAAGCCGCTGCCGAAGCCGCCGCTCAAGGTTTGCCGGCGCCGGAACTGAACCTGACTGAAGCGGAAAATGCCCAAGTCAAAGCCGATCTGCAGAAACTGTTGGCCGCCGGCCCGCAAATCGCGCTGGAAAACCTGTCGTTCAACACCGCCAACGGCGAAAGTCGCGCCAATCTGGTGATTGATCTGACCAAGCCGCAGTCGCTGGATCTGCCGCCGGATCAACTGGGCAAACAGTTGGTCGCGTTGCTCGACCTGAATATCCAGGTGTCCAAGCCGATGCTGGTCGATCTGCTCAGTGTCCAGGCGCAACTGGATGGCCAGACCGATGCCAAAGCCATCGTTGATCAGTCCAAGGAAGCCGCCGACATGTTCGCCGGCATGGCCGTCGGCTCGCAATTGGCCGTGGCCGATGGCACCAACGTTGTGACCAAGCTGCATTACGCGGCCAATCAGGTCGAATTCAACGGCCAGAAAATGACCGTTGAGCAGTTCGTCGGCTTCCTGATGAGCAAGTTTGCGGGTGTCACCCAAGTGCAATAATTCGCGGCGCTCCAGCAGAACGCCCGGCCCCTGTGTGAACAGGCGCCGGGCGTTTTGCTGTACGAGATTTGTACAGACGTGACGATTCTGAATAATTATTGCGATGTGCAAATTCGACCACCCTTGCGTGCAGACTGCCTCACCAAGCTTGGCCGAGGGCTGTCATCGTCGGCCACCGTTACGAATGGGCAAGGAGGGCATTGCGACCCGGCTGGCCATGTAAGGATGCTGACGAAATGCCGCGTATTGATGGTCCTGTATTACATCGTGGTTTGCGCCCGTTGTTCCGATTCGCCCTGTGCAGCCAGTTGCTTTGGCCGCTTGTGGCATTGGCCGACACCCCTTACGACGAAATGGTCCGCGATGCCCGCGCCGGGCATTACACGCCTGCGCTGACGGTTTTGCGCCAAGTGCCGCCGGGACAGGCGAGCGACGGACAGATCAGCGATCACCTGCAAATCGCCAGTTGGGCCGGGCTTGATGCAGAAGTGGTCAAGGTTTATGAAACCCAGGGCCGCGACCGCGCCTTGCCGGTTCAAGCGCTGACCGCCACGGCACGCGCTTATCGCAATCTCAAGCGCTGGGATCAGGCCACGCAGGTCTACAACAAAGCGCTGGCGCTGGAGCCGGACAATGCCGACCTGCAACTGGGTCTGGCGCTGACCCAGGCCGACGCCGGCAAACCTGATCAGGCAGTGAGCCGCGCCCAGGCGCTGGTGGCAGCCAAACCCGATGATCCCTCGCGTCGCCTCGCCCTGGGCTATGCGCTCGGCCGAGCCGGTAAACAGTACGACGCGTTGTTCGAATTCGACCAAGCGTTTATCCGCGCCGGCAACAAACCGGAAGTGGCCCGCGAATACGTGGTCGCGCTGCAAAAGGCCCGTCTGCCCGAGCCGGCCCTGCGTCTGGCGAGCCAACGTCCCGGCCTGATCGATCCGGTGACCCTGCGTCGCCTTGAAGGCGATCTTGCTGCCGAGCGTGTGCGCCTTGCCGAACTGGCCACCCGCAGCGAAAAAGAGCGTTACGTGATTGCCGACCGGGCATTGGCCGATTACGACAAGCTGCTCGCCACCTGGACTCCGGACGCTACCGCGCACGACGACGTGACCCGCTGGCGCATCGACCGCATGGGCGCGCTCAGGGCCCGCGCGCGCACTGCCGATGTCATCCGCGAATACGAAATATTGCAGGCTGAAGGCGTGCAGATTCCGACTTACGCCCGGCGCTGGGTCGCTGCCTCGTATCTGGATCAGCGTGAGCCGGAAATCGCCACGGATCTCTATCGCCAGGTGCTTTCTGCGCCGGACGCCGATGTCGGTGATCGCCTCGAAGACACCACCGCGCTGTACTACTCGCTGCTGGAAAGTGACCGCGCCGACGAGGCGCGCAAAGTTGCCGAAGAGGCAGCCAAAGCCCAGCGGCCGCGGGTCGAACTCAAAGGACTGCCGGTCGGCAACCCCAACGATGAGTGGATGGACGCGCAACAACTGGCGGCCCAGGCCGGCACTTACAGCGCTGACCTGCCCCACGGCGAAGAGCGCTTGCAGGCGCTGGTCGAACAGGCGCCGGGCAACCTCGGTTTGCGTCTCGCTCAGGCTGATTTGTACCTTGCCCGCGAATGGCCGCGCCGTGCCGAAAGCCAACTCAAGGAAAGCGAAAGCATGGCCCCGCGCGACGCCGGTCTGGAAGTCGCTCAGGCGCGCACGGCGATGCAATTGCAGGAATGGCGGCAGAACGATGCGCTGGTCGACGATGTGGTCGCGCGTTTTCCGGACAACCGCCAGGTGCAGCGTTTGGCCCGTGAACGCGAAGTCCACGACATGGCCGAACTGCGCGTCGAAGCCTATGGCGGCAAAGCCAACGGTGGCGGCAGCGGTGATGCCGGTGCGGTCAGCGGCAGCCGTGACTTCGGTATCCAGAGCACCGTTTACAGCCCGCCGATCAACGAAGACTGGCGCGTTTTCGCCGGTGCCGGTTATGCCACCGGTGATTTCGCCGAAGGCACCGGCCACCATCGCTTTCAACGTGTCGGCCTGGAACGGCGCACGCGGGACATGACCCTCGAAGCCGAAGTGTCGAATCACGACTACGGTTTTGGCGACAAGCAGGGCGCACGCTTGGCGATAGCCCGCGACATCAACGATCACTGGCAGTACGGCGGCAGCCTCGAATATCTCTCGGCGGAAACGCCGTTGCGTGCGCTCAACAGCGACATCAAGGCCAATGGCGGCAGCGCGTTCCTGCGCTGGCGCGCCAATGAAAGCCGCGAATGGCGGGTGTCGGTCAGCCCGTCGCATTTCAGCGATGGCAACAACCGCGTCGAAGCCTTGCTGACCGGGCGCGAGGGTAT
This window of the Pseudomonas fluorescens genome carries:
- a CDS encoding HlyD family secretion protein; translated protein: MKKPFLTIGRVVLTLLIVTFAVVLVWRMVMYYMFAPWTRDGHIRADIIQIAPDVSGLIQQVEVKDNQLIKRGQVLFSIDQDRFKLALRQAKAAVADREETLAQAQREAKRNRGLGNLVPAEQLEESQSRVARAQSALAEALVAVDSAQLNLDRSVIRSPVDGYVNDRAPRPQEFVTAGRPVLSVVDSNSFHIDGYFEETKLDGIHVGQSVDIRVIGDRARLRGHVESIVAGIEDRDRTSGSNLLPNVNPAFSWVRLAQRIPVRIAFDEVPADFRMIAGRTATVSIIDDQHEEPQP
- a CDS encoding MarR family winged helix-turn-helix transcriptional regulator, with product MNISSAMVVAARHWRKICQTTLVNYGISEACAVPLLMIGRLGEGVRQVQVAQAAGMESPSLVRLLDQLCHAGYVCRTEDAQDRRAKCLSLTDTGRELVQAVEVELVRLRREVLEGIDQSDLEATLRVLRAFEAANPPVVVNP
- a CDS encoding NADH:ubiquinone oxidoreductase subunit N; translation: MKNPYALGFWCALVALVLLSATYFYGIMLAHQIDTAMIFLDSAVALIAVMAIVVVAWASVQVQRVKKRQLERGKILVLIWDTKVALRRVETVFDRYFWGSYWQPGRTFAEVMGELTGTPLEKSLEALKKQCLELDKQIDDEGWHWLNNARELSDVATAMARERYQLDFCDVRADSAGGAVIDRDFEVLVYTWTARLKTFDHQLDEIEVQYS
- a CDS encoding efflux transporter outer membrane subunit; translated protein: MSRALLIAGLGVMLSACQMVGPDYQVPADAAVQRKDIQGELAVAGKPVVSAPVPTDWWRLYKDPRLDQLVQQAMASNTDLRVAAANLSRARAQVDEAEAAGGWSGGVKMGAERLQESGQAFLLPEKVPVANIADIGISASYQFDLWGTLQRGIEAAKANADATQAAADTARITLVADVVRAYTQVCAANEEREIAEHSLDLQSQSTKLIQRLRDAGRGDETQVTRSQTQFKSLRADLPRYEAARQAGLFRLSMLLAKPVDQLPAGTASCAELPKIAQLVPVGDGAALLKRRPDIRQAERRLAAATAGIGIATGELYPDISIGATIGTVGIIDDLGDPSTNRWGFGPSLSWKVPTNGARARIREAEANTQGALAHFDGVVLNAIRETQTGLAQYSALLQRRDALAEAEQSAKLAAEQTHRFFQAGRESFLADLQATRTYTDVTAQLAAANTQVAMSQIDLFLALGGGWESGRTNTSHASKP
- the pgaA gene encoding poly-beta-1,6 N-acetyl-D-glucosamine export porin PgaA: MPRIDGPVLHRGLRPLFRFALCSQLLWPLVALADTPYDEMVRDARAGHYTPALTVLRQVPPGQASDGQISDHLQIASWAGLDAEVVKVYETQGRDRALPVQALTATARAYRNLKRWDQATQVYNKALALEPDNADLQLGLALTQADAGKPDQAVSRAQALVAAKPDDPSRRLALGYALGRAGKQYDALFEFDQAFIRAGNKPEVAREYVVALQKARLPEPALRLASQRPGLIDPVTLRRLEGDLAAERVRLAELATRSEKERYVIADRALADYDKLLATWTPDATAHDDVTRWRIDRMGALRARARTADVIREYEILQAEGVQIPTYARRWVAASYLDQREPEIATDLYRQVLSAPDADVGDRLEDTTALYYSLLESDRADEARKVAEEAAKAQRPRVELKGLPVGNPNDEWMDAQQLAAQAGTYSADLPHGEERLQALVEQAPGNLGLRLAQADLYLAREWPRRAESQLKESESMAPRDAGLEVAQARTAMQLQEWRQNDALVDDVVARFPDNRQVQRLAREREVHDMAELRVEAYGGKANGGGSGDAGAVSGSRDFGIQSTVYSPPINEDWRVFAGAGYATGDFAEGTGHHRFQRVGLERRTRDMTLEAEVSNHDYGFGDKQGARLAIARDINDHWQYGGSLEYLSAETPLRALNSDIKANGGSAFLRWRANESREWRVSVSPSHFSDGNNRVEALLTGREGIYSAPNIQVDAGLEVGTSHNSKSDDVPYFNPKSDFSVMPLINANHVLYHRYETSWSQQFQAGAGTYSQRDHGTGGMALLGYGQRYAWNDVFDVGGMLSVINRPYDGDRETDLRLLVDLTFRF
- a CDS encoding FUSC family protein yields the protein MNGFFTGIPPARDWFYGVRTFAASMIALYIALLMQMPRPYWAMATVYIVSSPFLGPTSSKALYRAAGTFLGAAAAVLFVPMFVQSPYVLVVVVALWTGILLFMSLHLRTANSYALMLAGYTLPLIALPVVDNPLAVWDVAEARTEEIFLGIVVAAVVGAMFWPRRLAPVFNDAVSKWFADATSYSLKFLSRDVQPEEVTALRMAMVANFNSLELMIGQLPHEGARPQTVRNTKELRGRMIHLLPVIDALEDSLYALERRTPELVEKFQPLLTATREWLGHADADLDRWQALRHPLDALQPSAEALEDRRQLLFSNAIYRLGEFIDLWQDCRSLQDAILCERQDSWRAVYRHWRLGRLTPFIDRGLMLYSVASTILAIIVASVLWILLGWPDGGSAVILAAVACSFFASMDDPAPQIYRFFFWTGMSVLFASLYLFLILPNLHDFPMLVLAFSIPFICVGTLTVQPRFYLGMLLTLVNTSSFISIQGAYDADFFAFVNSNLAGPLGLLFAFIWTLVARPFGAELAAKRLTRFSWEDIVSMTEPASLAEHRQLGVQLLDRLMQHLPRLALTGQDTGIAMREVRVGLNMLDLLAYTPRVTGAPNALLQQVVAEVGEYFRACLKSGERLPAPSGLLMTLDRTRRALNGHGDDETRLHLLHALSGLRLALLPGVEFVSSAEPEEPLPDGAPL
- a CDS encoding YdgA family protein — its product is MNKSAGVLLGIVVAIGAISAGGAWYTGTKIEGVLNNAVSNANKELQTAMAGSNGTASLELVSLERHTFTSTAHYRLKGEGEMFGEGPVELLFVDHIEHGPLPFSRLVSLKWLPVMATSNYELEKSPATEKWFAATKGAAPLKGVTNIGYDESTTSTLDLLPFETALDEQSNLKFSGLTMDISASAQAQKVKANGYMDNLKLSTVAEDQTPVQVELNGLTLASNLAKSSYGYYTGENTLELTNSKTTFGPKQSVLGVKNFEMKNLTEENGSNASGRADYKVGEVSLNDKKIGSANMAMSLKNLDIPSTMSLMQIYQTKLQPYEKAAAEAAAQGLPAPELNLTEAENAQVKADLQKLLAAGPQIALENLSFNTANGESRANLVIDLTKPQSLDLPPDQLGKQLVALLDLNIQVSKPMLVDLLSVQAQLDGQTDAKAIVDQSKEAADMFAGMAVGSQLAVADGTNVVTKLHYAANQVEFNGQKMTVEQFVGFLMSKFAGVTQVQ
- a CDS encoding DUF1656 domain-containing protein, with the protein product MIGDLDISGIFLPTLLVLMGITYVLFVLVHGVLQRLHFYRLVWHRALFNVALYAVLLYGVDSLSRYLMT